One Salvia miltiorrhiza cultivar Shanhuang (shh) chromosome 6, IMPLAD_Smil_shh, whole genome shotgun sequence genomic window, taacttaaatttaaaaaaatagctaagtaaaaaaaaacttgaaattAATGTAAAACATTTCAATATACCGCCATACACGAAAAGTAACAaacaaaaatttcattttacccgcctaaaaaaaaacattttacCGCCAAGTACCCAAAAAAGTTCCCTCCAAAAACCATCTAACAAAATCAACGGTCAATTTGTAGTCTTCACTTCCACAATCATAAAGTTTAGATTTACATTTCCTCTCATCCAAACAAGCTCCGGTAGAATCCCCACTACTCCTCTCCAAAAGCTCCAAAGTGTTCACCTTCGACTCAATTTCCTACCGCCCAGACGGCAGCACGGAGCTAGTCGGACAAAGGGTGGTCGTCGAAGGTTCCGTCAAGTTCTCCCAGAAGTTCAAGGCGGCGGTGCCGTCTCCTACCGCCTCCACCACCGGAGCCCCCAAGGCATCGGATGTGTCGAAATCCCTAAAACAAAGCTCCAATTTCCAGTCAATCATAATTCTCAAGTTGCCGCAGCCATCCTCGATCTCAATTTCGCTGATGTGTATGTATCTATATTTTTTGATTCACATTACTgtattgttggaaattggtggGCATTACATTTGTAAATTTTTAGTTTCCTTGATGCTATGATGAATGCTATGATCAAATGGGTATTCTAATTACGCCTAGTCATATGTTTAATTCAAAATGTTGGACAAATCTTGATTTTGTTGAATTTTGTATTCTTTCTGTAATATTGATATCTTTGATTTTAAGAATTGAAGATATTTTGGTTAGCTCTTTCTGGTTGTCGACTAATATTAAGATTGTGTTATCTTAGTATGTAGGAACAAGATGAAAGCAGACCAAACCACGGTTATCTAGAACTCTATTCGCATTTTGATGATGGGTCCAAAACGTTGTAACAATATCTGAGGCATACCACGGTTATCTATTTTGTGGGCTACTACATTCGCCCATCTTTAATTAAAttcgataataataataataatgaagggactattaaaaaataattatgagcTAGAGATTGGGAATTTTGCCGGCTTACATCTCATGCAAGTAAAGAGATTGGGAATTTTTTCAATAGCATCTGCTTCTTGTCTTACCCATTTCCCATGTCCACTCATTTGCAACCATATCAAATATGGTCATCCAATCGCCAGATTTAATATTGACAACACCACCATCCATCATTCCCTCACATCGTATGTTTTTCGGCGGCCTGCcggaaaacaaaataaaaattgggaaAAAGGCAAACAATCCCATTAACATAAATCGTAGCACTTGGTGGCAATCTCCATTAACATAAATCATAGCACTTGATGGCAGTGTAACTTATGTAACTAAACTTATATGTAGCAAATCCAACAGTGAGACATTTAATCTGGTAGGGAACCAATGCTCACAATAAATTCAGCTTACTTATATCAAGGCAATCACAAAGCACTACTAAAGtctttgatgaggagtaatatatgtggAGCGGAGGAATCTCTTTGCCAGTGGAGCCACGGGGAGCAGTGAGGTAGATTTCATCAAAAGAATCGTACTCGCTGGAAGAACCATCCTCGCCATAGGAATCAtattcgccagaggagtctcgtccaccagagaagtcactttcgccagaggagtctcatccaccagagaagtcactttcgccagaggagtctcgtccaccagagaagtcactttcgccagagaagtctagcccaccagagaagtcactttcgCCAGAAGGAAGCAACAAAGCGCGGTGAAATCTCCCGCGTAAAGACGAATTTCCTATAATACCCTCGaaccacgcaaggcgcatgcgtGTATgccgattttactattttgccctcccatgtaatatataaataaGCCTTGAGCTCGTGCATTGTAAACTACGTTATCTCAAATTCTCAATACAACAATAGTTTTTCTCTTAAGCTCCTGCATTCCGACTGTTTTCTTTGTCTCTTCCGTTCAATCACACTAGGTATAGTCTACGTTTATTGCTCTTTAGTCTAGGTGTTGGTTCCTtgtttcaccaactggcgccgtctgtgggaaaataaCTGAGTTAAGATGTGAGTTTGTGGTCGCCGGCACATGtagatctgaaattccaatcgggtTTACGTGTGTTGGTACCGTTTGAGCCGATAATTCGGGCACCCAGATGATTTCGATCCGTTAATTACATTTTTCGGGCTGATTTGCTTTTAATCTTCTGCGATCTGTGTTTAGTTATGTTTGTTTgatgcatggggaaaggtgatGAAGGTTGTAAATCGTGAGTTGGGGGGTTTTGCGGTTATTTACCGATTGATCGGTTTAATTGTAGACAAATGCAGGGTTTCTTCGTAGAATTTGGGTTTTACTTACAGATCTGATGTTTATACCGGTGGATCGTGGGGTATTACTCTGTTTTTGGTTGTGTTGGGTTTTTGCTGTTGATTTACGGGTTTCGCACCGATGAAAAGTTGTTTAGTACTCTGTTTCTGTCATGCTGGGTTTGCGCTGTTGATTTGCGGCTGTTTTTCGTTTAAGGGTGTTAATTATCGATGTTTTCCATGTTTTTGCGGCTAATTTTCGTTTTCTATCGGTGGATTATGGGGTGGTACTTTGTTTCTGTTGTGTTGGGCTTGCGCTGTAGATTTACGGGTGTTTTTCGTTTAAGGGTGATAATTATCGGTGTTCTCCACGTTTGCTTCGGCTAATCTTCGTTTTATACCCTATTTAACGCGCTATGCTAATAATCCAGCTGATTGCTGTGATAACTCTGTTGCTTTTGGGTGTTGTGGTTCTTTTAGCGCACGATCGTGGTAATTTTGGGTTACGATGTTCATTTTCTTGCATAATTCTCATTATATATCATGCCTAACGTATTGCGCTAACAAGTTTCTTGGTGGTTACTCTGTTTATGTCTATCCTTGGGTCTCTTACTTTGGTTCTCTTGACACTCTGTTTCTTCTGCCGGGTCTTAATACGAGTTCACAAGGGAAACTTCTCTTATTCGGGCTCTGTTATTCcaatctatgccctgggtttatttcccaatATATAGAGTTATCTTGAGGGGAATTTTTTAATGGCCTCTGTGCCGGTGTTTGGGATTTCTTATATCGGGATTTTAATCGGTAAAGGAGGATCTACTCATTTGCTGTCCGGATTttttctcactttgtttatatgcaggtaccatgggatctTCTGATGCTCACCGCACCTTGGAGAagaagttcgactccgctgctcttaccactgaggtgcctacctcacTGTTCAACAGCCTGCAGGGCAACACCACCTTCACTGTGCCACCAGGTTTTCCGGCTATCCCAGCCACTCCGCTGACAGGGTTTACGGGTACtttccagagatctgctctggtgacaccgGGATCAGACATGCCAGGCTTGGTCCCCACATCTGGTGGTGGGCAACTCAACTTTGGGCTGACGGAACAGATGCTGGCACTGTTTCACTACTCTGCCGTGCGTCAAGCACTGGGGACTCCCCTGCTATCCACCGCCCCCGCTGTAACTCCCCTGGTAGGAGCGACCAATCTGTAGGGCattgaggccccacctcccgctgctcaggaggcaaaCAATCCGgtaatcaacaaacaggctgcgGCAATTGGGAAAATACAGAAGCTACCCACCGAGAGGGCACAGGAGAGaaggccagaggggagccgagtTCGGCTCAATAGTGTTGTCAtgaaggagagggttgacgagtctgatagtcagtcCATCTCCCCCGTGTtcgaggaggagaggccgagGGAGAAAGAGCGACTGAAGGACCAGGTGTCGCAATTGAAGCACCAGCTtgaggatctggaggaatcactgcGGGAGAAATCTCGGAGGGACGATAGAGGGCAGAGGTCAGGGAAATCGAACAAAGCAGAGAAGTCGTACAGGGCAGAGAGGTCCCATCGTGCAGAGAAATCACGCTATATAGAGAGGTCAGAGGAACGGGagctggagtattcctctggcaggccaggGCACAGGGTTCACAAGCGTCACGCCCATGACGCACCAAAGGGCCAAAACGTCGAGGTTCCACCCtatcaacaaccgcagtcctttctccgACGACATTCTGGCGAACActttacctagaagctacaaacCCATCTCGCTAGActatgatggcactaccgacccggaggtacacctcaatcggtttgagggGTTGGTCACACTGCATATGTatactgagggcatcaagtgccgcatcttctccactactctgACCGGACCAGCTCAgttgtggtttgggacgctTGTCCCAAATTCTATTCACTCCTTTGAGGATTTGCAGACCCGCTTCCTACGACAGTTCGCAAGCTCAcgaagggtagggaagtcagctcttTCGCTGATGGACATCAAGCAGGATCAGAATGAAACATTGAGGGAATATACCGCTAGATttaatctcgctgctctggaggtgccagaggcggagTCACAAATCAAGaattgcgcctatgtcagagggcTCAGGCCGGGCATCTTCTTTGACGAGTTACAGATCCGACCAGCAAAGGATTTCGACGatattatggcaaggttgccaggttATTTGCAGTTGGAGGACGCCAGGATGGCGAGAAAAGCGGAAAATGATAAACATAAAGCCAAaagagctgaggaagcaccagaGAGACAGCGACACCAGGACAGGGCACCATTCAGAGGGTTACCTCCAAGGGTACTACCACCCCAAGGAGAAATGCCGCCCCGGCAACAACGTACTGTGAATGAAGTCACACGGTTCACTGAGTACACGCCCCTGAATAAACCACAGGAGAAaatttttcatttgataaaagaTCAGCCAttctttcgggcaccgggaacTTACTGGGACgggccgccacaggaggggcCCAACAATAAGTTGTGCGAGTATCACAATGTCTTTGGACATTATACCAAATATTGTGGCCATCTTAAACACCAGTTGGAATTATTGGTTCGCCAGGGAAATCTCGATCAGTTTATCGACAGAGGCAACGAGGGCCAGAGACGGAATTAGGGaaatgatcagagggatcatagGGACCAgagggatcagagggatcaaagaaataaccgaGAATAGCGACAAGAGCAGGGGAATAATAGGGACCGCAGACCTGATGACAACCGGGATAACCGCAGAGAAGGGCCAGAAAGACAAGCACCTCATTTCCCGTATAGGAGGGAAGTACACATGATCTGTGGAGAAAACGGGATGCCCACGTCAAATAGGGCTAAGAAACAAGTTGTCCGAGCAGTCAAGTCGGGGTACTACCCTAAACGGGTTATGGAGATTACAAGCGCGGCAGGGGAGCCGGCTATCACCTTTGGGGCAGAGGATTTACGCACATTAATGTGCccacatgatgatgcgctggttaTTATGGCGGACATAGCGGGCTGCATTGTTCACCATATCTTTGTAGACTCAGGTAGCGCAGTGAATATCTTATATCTGTCGTGCCTTCAAAACATGGGAATCGAAGTACATATTGAGCCAACGAATGCCCCTCtgtttgggttcgggggagaaatggtcatgcctATAGGTTACGTGGAATTGCCGTTAAATCTCGGCACTGCAGCTGCTGCCAGCAAAACTAGAATGGTGCGATTCTTGGTGGTGGATATGCCAAAACCATCTTACAATGTAATACTCGGCCGGCCTGCCTTGATGGCGTTCAGGGCAGTAATCTCTATGTTTCACTTGAAGATTAAATTCCCCATCGAGGGGGGGAGAGTGAGAGAAGTCTGTGGTGACCAAACGGCATCGAAAGCGTGCCATCTACAAATGCTTACACATTCCTCAGGGCAAAAAAGGGAAAGAACAACAGAGGGAGCGGATATGCGGAATAAGGGGAAAATGGGCGAAGTACATGCCCCGGCAGAGGAACGACATGAGTTGGTAGACTTGTTGAAGGACAGGGATAGTACAGAGAAGACCGCTCTGGTTTCTACAAGTGATGTTTGTAACATGATcgagttatttccagggaagGAGGGCTTCCAGACCAAAATCGGGTCTTCCATGAGTGATCAGGTCAGAGAAGAACTCATTAGTTGTCTTCGGCGAAATGCAGATGTGTTTGCATTCAGCACCGCTGATTTAAAGGGAATTGACAGAGGGTTGGCAGAGCACTGCCTTAACGTGGATCCTAGAGTTAAGCCAGTAAAACAACGAAcgaggaattttggggctgagAAGGACGCTGCAATCAGGGAGCAAGTGCAAGGGCTGTTGGAAGCAGGGCACATCGAGGAGGTGCAATATCCAGAATGGATCTCGAATGATGTGATGGtaccaaagaaaacaaatacttggaggatgtgtgtggacttcAGAGACTTGAACGTTGTTTGCccaaaggaccactatcctctgccgaggattgactaGTTGGTGGATTCCACTTCGGGGTGCGCTTTATTGTCCATGATGGACGCATATCAGGGATACCACCAGGTAAAAATGCATAGAGGAGACATTGCCAAAATGGCCTTCGCCGTCTGTTGTGGGGTCTATGGCTGGAGAAGTATGCCGTTTGGCCTGAAAAATGCAGGGGCCACGTATCAGCTAATGATGGAAAAAATCTTCAAGGAacagcttgctaagaatatctcagtgtATGCGGATGACATGCTCTTGCGGAGTATCAGGACGGAGGACCATGTCTCTGACCTGGAGGAAATCTTCACCGTTGTTAGAAAACACCGACTCATGCTGAATCCAGCGAAgtgcacctttggggtcacaacagggaaattcttgggctACAAAGTTACTtcagcagggattgaggtcaacgcGGAAAAGGTCAAGGCCATcatggaaatgacaccacccagaggaatcaaggaagtgcagactctgaatgggcgcatcactgctctgagcaggtttatCTCACGGTCGGCAGAGCGTAGCATGCCGTTTTTCTAAATCTTGAGGAAGGGAACTAAATTCTTGTGGACAGCGGAATGTCGggcggcatttgaggatctcaaAGTGTATCTAGCAAAgctcccgactctgaccaagccggtcccgggagaaacaTTGTATCTGTACATAGCAGTGGGGGAGGAcgcaatcagctctgtgcttatcagagaggagggaagtcaCCAGAAACCCATTTACTTCGTCAGCCGAATCATTCAGGGCCCCGAGCTAAACTACACAGAAAtagagaaggctgctctggcggtcatggtcacGGCAAGAAAGTTGAGGCCTTATTTTTTATCGcatcgggtagtggtgcgcACTGCTCTACCTTTTAGACAAGTGTTAGGGCggccggatttgtcgggaagaatggtcaaatgggctgtggagTTGGGGGAATATGATGTGGAGTACGAGCCAAGAACAGCAATTAAAGCACAAGCGCTGGCAGATTTCATCCAAGAAACAACTCAACGTCCCGCGCCAGAGTTTTGGGTTGCCTTTGTGGACGGGTCAGTAACAAAGGAGGGATGCGGAATTGGGGTGTACATCACCTCACCAGGTTACGGTACGTATCAATTTGCTATCAAATTCACCTGTCGGCTGTCCAATAATGAGGCTGAATATGAGGCTGTGGTCAGAGGGGCGCATATTCTGTCGGAACTCAAGGCCGAATGTGTCATCGTcaagacagactcccagttaGTAGCTCAACAGTTGTCAGGGGCCTATAATGTCAAAGATCAGCGGATGAAGGCGTATCATTGCAAAATCAACgagatgaaagaaaagttcatggaatttaagATCGAGCAAATTTCCCGGGAGGATAACACAAAAGCGGACTTACTGGCGTGCATGGCCAGCGCGGTGGAACAAACTTGGAATGATGagattattttactctgtgatatCAGAGCGATGGGGACTTCACAGGTCTTCTCCGTGGAAATCAGGGACGACTGGCGGGCTCAAATTATACACTTCCTTAAGACAGGAGAGCGGTTGAACAGAGAATCTAATCAGAGGGCCCGATACGAAAATTATTGCTTGCTTAATGACCAACTCTACAAATGATCATTTACTCAGCCTTTActaaaatgcttatctccagag contains:
- the LOC130990464 gene encoding uncharacterized protein LOC130990464; amino-acid sequence: MYTEGIKCRIFSTTLTGPAQLWFGTLVPNSIHSFEDLQTRFLRQFASSRRVGKSALSLMDIKQDQNETLREYTARFNLAALEVPEAESQIKNCAYVRGLRPGIFFDELQIRPAKDFDDIMARLPGYLQLEDARMARKAENDKHKAKRAEEAPERQRHQDRAPFRGLPPRVLPPQGEMPPRQQRTVNEVTRFTEYTPLNKPQEKIFHLIKDQPFFRAPGTYWDGPPQEGPNNKLCEYHNVFGHYTKYCGHLKHQLELLVRQGNLDQFIDRGNEGQRRN
- the LOC130990465 gene encoding uncharacterized protein LOC130990465 gives rise to the protein MAFAVCCGVYGWRSMPFGLKNAGATYQLMMEKIFKEQLAKNISVYADDMLLRSIRTEDHVSDLEEIFTVVRKHRLMLNPAKCTFGVTTGKFLGYKVTSAGIEVNAEKGTKFLWTAECRAAFEDLKVYLAKLPTLTKPVPGETLYLYIAVGEDAISSVLIREEGSHQKPIYFVSRIIQGPELNYTEIEKAALAVMVTARKLRPYFLSHRVVVRTALPFRQVLGRPDLSGRMVKWAVELGEYDVEYEPRTAIKAQALADFIQETTQRPAPEFWVAFVDGSVTKEGCGIGVYITSPGYGTYQFAIKFTCRLSNNEAEYEAVVRGAHILSELKAECVIVKTDSQLVAQQLSGAYNVKDQRMKAYHCKINEMKEKFMEFKIEQISREDNTKADLLACMASAVEQTWNDEIILLCDIRAMGTSQPLLKCLSPEEANFALNEVHAGCCGGHTGFRDLVRKIIRAGFYWPNINKDAREFVRKFEACQRHAGRINIPGEPMGVMYAACPFDKWGIDIVGKLPTAPGGKCFLLVAVDYFSKWVEAEAVGKIDEVTVERFIWRNICCRFGVPRIIVSDNGTQFTGQRIADFCNRMDITQRFISVAHPQANGQVELANMTICDGIKKRLNQSRGKWVEELDTVLWAYRTSPKTATGEAPFTLVYGSNAVIPAEARLESYRITSYNTEHNAELRRAELDLVEAQRDEARVRAAKYKSIIKAGYDKRVRARKLSKGDLVLKRADALKAVGKFEANWEGPFIITEVLGGGAYILSDPDGRALPRLWNINTLKKFYV